From a region of the Cucumis sativus cultivar 9930 chromosome 6, Cucumber_9930_V3, whole genome shotgun sequence genome:
- the LOC101204778 gene encoding uncharacterized protein LOC101204778, translating to MASQAATSITGNMKKALAGLKRINLEGLRWRVFDAKGQVLGRLASQISTVIQGKDKPTYAPNRDDGDMCIVLNAKDIAVTGRKLTKKVYYWHTGYVGNLKERTLREQMTRDPTEVIRKAVLRMLPKNKLRDDRDRKLRIFAGDEHPFGDRPLEPYIMPPRNVREMRPQVRRAMIRAQKMAEQQQNNKNEGKESRKKEEKVEVTA from the exons ATGGCAAGCCAAGCAGCTACTTCTATCACTGGCAACATGAAG AAAGCACTTGCTGGCTTGAAACGCATCAATTTGGAAGGCCTGAGGTGGAGAGTGTTTGATGCCAAAGGCCAG GTTCTTGGGAGATTGGCATCTCAAATATCTACTGTGATTCAAGGCAAGGATAAGCCAACATATGCACCCAATCGAGATGATGGGGATATGTGCATTGTGCTTAATGCTAAGGATATCGCTGTCACAGGAAGAAAACTcactaaaaaagtttattactGGCATACAGG GTATGTTGGGAACCTGAAGGAAAGAACTTTGAGGGAACAGATGACCAGAGACCCTACAGAAGTCATACGTAAAGCTGTGTTACGCATGCttccaaaaaataaactgCGTGAT GATAGAGATCGAAAACTGAGAATTTTTGCTGGAGATGAACACCCTTTTGGCGACCGTCCACTGGAGCCCTATATCATGCCACCTCGTAATGTAAGAGAGATGCGTCCTCAGGTAAGACGGGCCATGATTCGAGCGCAAAAGATGGCCGAGcaacaacaaaacaacaagaacgaaggaaaggaaagtagaaagaaagaagagaaggtaGAAGTGACGGCCTGA